From Syntrophorhabdaceae bacterium:
GCAAAAAAGGGCTTACCATCAAACCTTCCAATATGATGTGTAAATTCGAGACCGGTCTCAGCTTTTATCAATCTTGAAAATTGACCTGTTGCATTGTTTTCTATACAAAAGGTCTTTTTTGCATGCTTTAAAATATTTAGATAATCAAACTTCTCTATTAAAGGTAAAGGGAATACCTCTTGAAAGTGAATAAGGGCAATCTTTTTATTTTTTGATAGTATATCAACAATCTCTTTTAAAACCCCCCACGTGGAACCCCAACCTACAAGGACTATGTCTGGATTTTCATCTCCATAGAGTTCCGGTGGAAAGATTTCTTGGTTTATAAGAGCCATCTTTTTAAAAAGCCTCTTCTCCACCATTTTTATCCTTATATCTGGGTCCTCTGTAATATGCCCTTCCTCATCATGCTCATCACTGTCTGTTACAATAAGTTTTTTTGATGTCCCTGGTATACCAAATAAAGATACACCACTTTCTGTGTATGAGTGTCTTTTATAGTCTTTTATATCTTCAAGGGATCTCCCTTTTACTCTATATTCTCTATGAATAAATCTGTTAAAATCAAACGGTTCTGTTGTCCATTGGGAATCAGATAGATACTGGTCTGTTAATATAAACACAGGTATCTGGAATCTCTGAGATAAATCAAAGGCCTTATTGGTTAGATAGAATGCCTGCTCAGGAGAGCCAGGGGCAAAAATAACCTTAGGAAATTCACCGTGACCAGCATGGAGGGCAAAAAGAAGGTCTGCCTGTTCTGTTTTTGTAGGAAGCCCTGTTGCAGGACCTGGCCTCTGGGCAAGGGCAATAACAATAGGGGTTTCTGTCATGGCAGCAAGAGAAAGTCCCTCCACCATTAGGGCGAATCCGCCACCTGATGTCCCTGTCATAGACCTGACCCCTGCATAGGATGCACCTATTGCCATATTAATGGCTGCAATCTCATCCTCAGCCTGTTCCACAATTATCCCATACTCTTTAGCCTTTCCTGCCATGAATAACATAATACCTGTAGATGGCGTCATAGGATAGGCAGAATAGAATTTACATCCCGAAGCAATGGCTCCAATGCCTATTGCCTCATTTACACCTATTAGCATCCTTGATTTCTCTTTAGGGGTTATACTAAATGCACATCTTAGGCACTCTTTAACAGCATATCTATATCCTGCTGAGAATGCATCCTTATTCAAACTTATAATCTCGGCGCCTTTTTTCTTTAATTTATCCTCAACAATTTGAAAAAAAACATCCATCTCTATTCCAAGCATCCCAAGGACAGAGCCTGTTGCCACTGTATTTACCATAATTCTATCTTTACCATGGGTTTGTGCAAGGTCAAGTAAAGGGATATGGAGAAATTGATCGCCGATATATTCATTCTTCAGCATATCCCTATCATAAATAATAGTCCCACCAATGGTAAGCTCTTTTTCATGGAGGTTTATACTATCATTATCAAGGGCTACAAGGATATCTATTATGCTTTTTGATGATGAAACAGGCATGTCTGAAAAACGTATCTGATAAATATTATGCCCCCCTCTTATACGGGATTCATATTCCTGATGGGTAAATACATGGAAACCAGATCTTGCAAACACCTTTGCCAAGGTATCACCTATAGTCTGGATACCCTGACCTGCCTCACCGCCTATTTTTATTGTATAATCCAGTTCATCCCCCCTGTTTTAATTATACACATAAAGATAAAAATAGCAATAAAAGCTTGTGTATAACTTTTTTTTCAAATATATCACAAAATATAAACATCGGACTAACGCTCCAGCAAGGACATAAAATGCTTTTTGATTGCTAATGGTGTCCTTGAAAAATCAAACTTATTTATAAAATGGTCAACAGGTATATCCCTGCCTTCTTTAAACAGTGCATTTACACTGGCATAGACTTCACCATTTAGATCCTCTATCCATGCTGTTGCATGGACATCCCTGCCCTCTATCCTGAGGAATTGCCCTTTTGCAATATATGGGGTTCCGCATATAACAGGCTTAAAAAACTCCATTTCTGTCTTCCTTGTCATGCAGATCTTTTTTGTTTCCATAAATATGGCATACCATATTATGACATCAAGTATCCCAAATATAATCCCTCCGTGGAGGACATCTGTATAACCTTCAAATCTATTATCAAGATTTACCTCACAATAGACTATACCTTTTTCATACATCATCTGAAGCTTCAAACCATCTTCTCTGTTGAAACCACAAAAGAAAGAATCTTTATATACAGGCAGAACACCCTTCATGAGAACCTCCTCTAAAGCTTAATGATCTTTTATTTATTTGTGCTTGTTTTAAACAAGGTATTATATATGGCAAGCAATATGGAAATATTTTTTTCATTATTTTAAAAATCTAAAAAACTTACTCAATAGGGCCTTAAGTCGATATTCAAAACCCCATACCTTTTTCAAAGTTCTTTTTTTTAAAGTTTCTCTATTAGATCCCTGTCTATCTCCATGGTAGCTGCAAACTGGACTGCATTAAGAAGAATGGTCACCCTTTCCTTGCCTTCTATCTCCCTCTCAAATATACCTGTCAATCCTTTAAATGGTCCATCTTTTATAATAATCTTTTCACCTATTGATATAGGTTTCTTTTCAACGGTGGCAACGCCGTTTTCAAGTCTTGATTTTAGAAAATCTATTAGTTCTTCATGAATAGGGACAATCTTCTCTCCAAAATGAACTATTGTTTTTACACCACGGGCATACTTTACAATACGGAAATCATCGATGGGATGAAATCTGGCAAATATATAACCTGGGAACATGGGTTCTATCACATAGACAAACCTGCTGTTTTTAAATTTTTTTAATTTAAGTTTTGGTGCAAGCGTATCTATACCGATTGATATTAGGTTCGCTGCTGCCCTGTCTTCGTTTTTAGGTTTGGTATTTACTACAAACCATTTTTTCATTGCTGAATTTTAACACCGAAAAATAAAAATTATCAAGACAGTTTCTGTCAAAAAAACCTTGACAGTTTCTAAATGTTTTTATTAATATTCAAAATATAATGAAAATAGATATATTGGGTTGTTATGGAAATATAAAAGGTGATTTCAAGACTACATCTTTTCTCATCGATGACTCTATACTTTTGGATGCAGGAACAGTAACCAGTGTTTTAAATGATGATAGGATAAAAAAGATAGACAAAATAATCATAACCCATACCCACCTTGACCATATAAAAGACCTTGTTTTCCTTGTAGATGAACTTGTTATGATGGGCAGATATAAGATCGAGCTTATAAGCGTAGAACAGGTGCTCAATATTATATCAAATAATCTTTTCAATAACCTCATCTGGCCTGACTTTACTGTAATACCCTCTTATGATAATGCTGTTATAAAACTCCGTGAAATTATATTAAATGAATACACTGAGATAAACGATATAACCATAAAACCGATTCTCATGACCCATACTGTTTATTGTGTTGGTTATGTGATTAAAAAAAATGATAGAGGGTTTATGTTTACCTCAGATACTGGACCCACAAAAAACTTCTGGGAACAGGCAAATAAGGAAAAAGGTATAGATTTTATTATTGCCGATGTATCTTTTCCAAACCGTATGGAAGAACTGGCAAAGATATCAGGGCATATGACATTGAATATCCTGATAGATCACTTACAAAGATATGGTCTTGACGATAAACCCATATTCATTACACATATAAAGCCCATCTTTCTTGAAGAGATAATACATGAACTTTCACAACTGGGAAGGCCAAATATCAGGCCACTTATCCAGGGTGAAACTATCCATGTATAAACTACATATCTTTTAAATGGGGTTTAACATGAAAACTACAAATTATCTTTTAAAATCAACTATAATATTTTTTCTTTTTTCTGTTTTTTATATATACCCAGCCCATGCCCAAAACTCCTTTGAGAAGGGCATGAAGGAATTCAGGGAAGAGAACTATGAAGAGGCATTAAGTTATTTTATAGAGGCAAGAAATGAGGATCCCAAATCATCTATAGCTGCGTATTTTTTAGGTCTAAATTATAAAGTCATGGAGGATTATAAAAATGCCGTACCCCATCTAAGAGATGCCGTAACCCTTATCCCCCACGTGAAAGAGGCATTGATCGAGCTCATAGATGCCCTTTATCAAACAGAAGGGCTCGATGAGGCAATCAAGTGGATAGATGTGGGAGAAAAAGAGGGTATCCAACCTGCTCGTCTTCAATTCTGTAAAGATAGGTGTCTTTGACCTCCAAAGAATAATACGAGAGTCAAAGACAATAGAAGGTTATAGACAGGATATTGCAAAGAGCATTGAAGAAAAGGCAAGGCCTATAAGGGCAAAGGAAGAGTCTTTAAGAACCATGGAGGATAAGCTTAGAAAACAGTTACAGGTTATGTCTATTGATGAAAGAAGAGAACTCGAAGAAAAGACTACCAATGAGGCTAAAGAGATAAAAAGGATGAAGGAAGACCTTGATATACACCTGAGAAAGATGGATAGAGAACTGACACAAAAGGCATTTAAGGAGATAGATGCAATAATTAAGAATATTGCAGTAAAAGAGAATTATACATTAATCTTTGAGAAAAGTAGTGCAGGTATAGCTTATTTTAAAGAAACCTTAGATATCACAAAAAAGATATTGGAACAGATAAAATAGAACAGGGATATTTTTACAAAGAATCTTATTCTCTAAATCTAAGGAGTGCCAGTATTTCTCCTCTTTTTTTATCTTTTTTCTCTATTATTACAGGTTCGAGCAACTGGGATTCTCTATCATAATAAAGGTTTTCAAGGTTTTTTAGATCGGCAATGACTAGTCCATCAGGATATTGGCTTCTGAAATCCATTAATCCTTCCCGTGTGTGTATCTCCTTGATTATGCCCATATGGAGATAAAATATCAAAGACGAAGGCACATCTCTGTATATAACAACCCTTTTCTTTTCTTGCCCTTGGATGGTTTTTTTCACCTCCTGAGAAAACCATCTCACACTAATTCTTTGTTTCTCAGTAACAGCCATTCCAATATTAAATACCCACAATTCTAATATTAATACACTTAACAACATGAAAACAAAACCCTTTATTCTCTCCTGTGTAAACAAAAGGGCTGCAGAAAAGATACCCATTAAAAGCATAAAAGGCGATAAGATGACCTCTGATATATGTCTGAAATCATCAAATTTAATGTACACATAAATCAATACTATGCCTAAAACAGAAAGCGATATAGATGTTGATACTAATGCTATTTTTAGAGCTTTAGAAAATGGATGCTCAAGCCAATCTCTTATTGACTTCCCTGCAATAATCATGAGCCCTGGGATAAGGGGTAGGATATAGTAACTGCGTCTTGAACCAGATAGCATAAAAAAGATAAGTATCCCCATAGAAATAAGTATAATTAACCTCCCGGACTTTTCTTTCCATATAATATGGATCCTGAAAAAAGATGCAGCCACAATCAATGTCCACGGTGCAGTAAACACAACTATATGCTTTATATATGCATATGCTGGCTCTACGTGGTCAAAAGGCTTAAAAAATCGCTCAATATTTTCCCTCCACATTAACTGAACAGGCTCCCATGAACCTGTTACCCATACAGGGAGTAATAGGAGGATTAAAAATATAAGCATCCCTATGCACAATGATATTAAAGCGCTTTTGGATATTAGCCATTTAAATTTTTCAAAGAATTCATATCTTAATTCACTAAATGAAAAATTTTGATGAAGTTTTAAAAAAATACAGAATAGGCTATAAAAGCCCATGGAAAATAAAGCCACAGATAGCCCAATAGGTCCTTTCATAAAGGATCCTATTGAGCCAATAGAATAGATTGCTAAGAGACATAAAAAACGACCTTCAATACCCCCGGCAATAAAAAACCAGAACATAAGCCAAACAAAAAGCAGATTCAACATATCGGCTGATGCATGTCTTGACCAGAATAAGAACATTACGGTAGTTAGAAGTAGCATCCCTGATATAAAGCCTGTTTTTGCATCAAAGAGTCTCCTGCCGATAAAAAATGTAATAATACATGAGCACATACCAGCTATTGCACTAGGCAGACGTGTTGTAAGTTCTGTAACGCCACCTTTAAGAGAAAATGGGACAATTGCCCAGTAGCTTAGTAGAGGCTTATCAAAATAGAGCATCCCATTTATAGTCGGCATAAAATAATTACCTGACTCTATCATCTCTCTGGCGATTACAGCCCATCTTCCCTCAGAACCCCAGAGTGACCTTATGGACAAGCCTGTGAACATTATCGTGCAACCGGAGAAAACAAGCAACACAAGGAATAACCAATCCTCTTTTGACCACTTTATATGGCTCATCTTCATTCTTTATAGTATACCTTACTATCTATATGTGTTTTTTAAACCAATCTACCTCTATCTTTATTTAAAATAACTACATTATGTGAAGAAAAAGCAACTCAAATATTCAACAAGGTCTCTTGCTATGGGCATATCCTTAAAGACCTTTGCAAAAAAAGTTGTTTAGATTTTGAAAAAAATGAAAAATTATTGTTAATATAACCTTTTATCTGCTAAACTTCTGCAAATCAAATGGCAGAGACCACAGAAATCCATGAAAAAGACCCCAATGGAAAATGGAAGCAGGTCTTTTATAACAGACGCATAGCAGTCATGGTCCTTCTTGGCTTTTCTTCTGGATTGCCACTGCCTCTCACATCAGGGACACTTCAGGCATGGCTTACAGTGGCAGGTGTGGATTTAAGGATTATAGGCATATTCTCCCTTGTATCAATACCGTATACCATAAAATTTGTATGGTCTCCTTTAATGGACCGTTTTGTGCCACCATGGCTCGGAAGACGCAGGGGCTGGATTTTACCCATCCAATTGATCCTCATGGTATCCATAAGTATAATGGGTTTTATCTCACCCCAATATGCACCATTCCTCCTTGCCACGATGGCATTTTTCATTGCCTTTGTATCTGCTTCCCAGGATATTGTCATAGATGCCTATAGAACTGATATACTCCCTGATAGAGAAAGAGGTATAGGGGCAGCCACATTTATCATGGGTTATCGTATAGCCATGCTTCTGGCAGGGGCTGTGGCATTGATTCTGTCTCAGGTAATAGACTGGCAGAAGACATATCTTTTAATGGCAATCCTTATGATTATAGGTATGATAGGGACATCTGTGGGAAGAGAACCTGACTCCCAGATAAAACCCCCTAAAAGCATAGAAGAGGCTGTATGGGGACCATTAAGAGACTTTTTCACAAGAGAAAAGGCCATGATTATACTTCTCCTTATAATACTTTACAAGCTCGGTGATGCATATGCAGGTGCCCTGACCACTGCATTTCTCATAAGGGGTGTTAATTTTTCTCCTGCCGAAGTAGGGACAATAAACAAAGGAATGGGTCTTGTTGCAACCATTTTAGGTGCCATGTTTGGAGGGGCACTCATGATAAAACTCAGGCTATACAAATCCCTTATGCTTTTCGGTATCCTTCAGATGGTTTCAAACCTGTCCTTTATGCTCCTTGCCTTAACAGGCAAAAACTATCCTGTTATGGTATTTGCCATTGCCTTTGAAAATATAACAGGGGGTATGGGTTCAGCGGCATTTCTTGCCTTTGTCATGGCCATATGCAACAAACGCTACAGCGCTACACAGTATGCGCTCCTTTCATCACTTGCTGCGCTTGGAAGGGTTTTTATATCTCCGACATCAGGTTATATTGTTGAGGCAACAGGCTGGGCAATATTCTTCTTATTCACTGCCATTACAGCCATGCCCGGACTGGTATTACTGTGGATACTTGAGGATACTATAAACACTGTTGAAGACAATTAAATATCTAATCAGAGAAGCTGAAATCACCAAGTGGCCTTTCAAATGTAAATTGACCTGGTTTTCCGAGTAGCTCCTTTACTACTGTATTGAAACCACCACTGAACGCCACAAAAGGTAACGATACAATAAACCCTGCTGTCCCTATGGTACAGGCAACTATACCAAGGGGACGCATGATAATCAAATCAAACATTATCATGGTGCCGCTTGGGTTGTTTTTGCTACTCCCTATAGGCTCTGTCCCCTGTATAGATTGACTATATAGGGGCTGGCTTAATAAAACTAATATCAAACAAAAAAATAAAATCAATGAAATAGCTCTTTTCATCTTTTACCCCTTTTTTATTTAAGAATTTACATATCGAAGTCTATAATACTAATACAATCATGTCAATGTATCTTTTCTATGAACATCCAATAATTTTATAATTGACTTCAAAATGTTTTAATGATAAAAAAAGGAAATATTTCAGGAGGGTAGCGTTTGAAAAAGAATAAGTCAGCCATAAAGAGAGCAAGACAGGCAGAAGAGAGACGCCTGAGAAATTCCCATTACAAATCCACCATGAAGACATATGTAAAAAAGACGATGACATCTATGGGTAGCAAAGACATTGATCGTCTTGGAGAAGACTTAAAAAAGGCCATATCTTATATTGATAAGACAGCATCAAAAGGTGTAATCCACAGAAAGACTGCCTCGAGAAAGATTTCAAGACTCACAAAGAAGGTTAATAAAATCCTTGGGGCTACAGGTAAGCAGCAACAGGCACAATAATCAAAAAATCTTTTAATATTCGGTCATTATTGAGGCACAAAAACGTTTGGCCATTCTATCTGAGACGATGGCAATGGCCTCTTTTTTATTGTAATCCTCTATGTTTCTGTCATCTGTTCTGTATATATGACTGTCGGAGAAAGACCACCTCCTTATAAGGTTCCCGTCTTTCCTGAATAGAGATAACTCAATGTAGACAAGGAGGCTCTTTTCTATTACTATACCGTTTTTATCCAGGGCATTAGGGGTTGTTTTTACATCCTTGATTACGCCTTCTAAATAGGTTTCTGCATTTCTTTTATTCACTTCAAAGATTCCTGAAGCCATCAGTTGTCTTGTGAAGGCATCGGTAAAATATAGAGATGTATGGGGTTCATAGGTAATATTTTTAAAAACAGGCAAATAAACAGACCTTATCTCGCCACCGTATATACCCTTATCCCCTACAAGCTGATAACCGCATCCTGTGATAAATAGGAACAATACCAATGAGAGAAGGCTCAGAAATTTCATCTTTCCCATATCCTTAGCAAACAATATTTACAAGTTTATTTGGGACAACAACTACCTTTTTCACAGATTTTCCCTCTATGTGTTTCTGAACCTTTTCGAGGCTCAGCGCTGCCTCTTTTATTGTCTCCTGCTGTGCATCCCTCTCTATCTCAAAAGTATCTCTCAATTTACCGTTTACCTGGACAGCGATGGTTACCTTGTCCTCCATAGTAAATTCTTCTTTAAATTCAATCCACTTGTATCTCAATATTGCCATTTCACCACCAAGCATCTCCCATAGTTCTTCTGTGATATGGGGCACAAAGGGAAAAAGAAGTCTGAGGACTACCTCTATTGAACCCTTTAAGAGACCGAGTTCATCTTTTGTTTCTCTTGGCTTTTCAAGAAATTTATATATAACATTAACAAGCTCCATTATACTGGCAATGGCTGTATTGAGATGGAACCTCTCTATATCCTCTGTGACCTTTTTAATGGTCTTGTGTATCCTCAATGTAAGGAAACGGCTTTCATTGTCATCTCTTGTGGGAATAATCGTAGACTCTATCTCTTTTATGGAATCCAATCTTTCTGTTACAAGCCTCCATACCCTCTGGAGAAATCTGAAACATCCCTCAATACCTTTATCACTCCAATCAAGGTCTTTTTCAGGAGGCGCCGCAAATAGACAGCAAAGCCTTGTAGCATCTGCACCGTATTTCTCTATAAGATAATCAGGGTCAACTACATTACCCTTTGATTTACTCATCTTTGCCCCATCTTTTATAACCATACCTTGTGTGAGGAGATTATCAAAGGGCTCTCTCACCTCAACTAAGCCAAGCTCATTCAGGACTCTATTGAAAAATCTTGAATAGAGAAGGTGAAGGACAGCGTGTTCCACACCTCCTATATACTGGTCAACAGGCATCCAATAATTAACCCGTTCTGTATCAAGAGGGCCTTCATTATACTCAGGACATGCGTATTTAAGGAAATACCACGATGATTCCACAAAGGTATCCATGGTATCTGTCTCTCTTTTTGCGTCACTATTACATACAGGACATTTCACCTTATAAAAATCCTCAAAGTCAGACAATGGAGATCTACCTACCATTTTGACCTCAAGATTAAGAGGTAGCTCCACTGGGAGTTGTTCATACGGAACAGGGACAATACCACATTTATCACAATATATAATAGGTATGGGTGCACCCCAATACCTCTGTCTTGATATACCCCAATCTCTCAGCTTGAAATTTATTGTCCTTCTACCTAAACCTTTCTTCTCCAGATAATCTATAATGCTCTGTATTGCCTGTCTGTTATTCATTCCGTTAAAATCACCGGAGTTCACCAGAAAACCATCACCCTCGTAAGCGTTTTCCATTGTACTGGGATCAAGTTCTCTATTTTCTGGCATAATGGTGATTATGATGGGTAAACCGTATACCTTTGCAAACTCAAAATCCCTCTGGTCATGGGCAGGAACAGACATAATCGCCCCTGTGCCGTATTCCATGAGGACAAAGTTTCCTATGTATATGGGCACCTTTGAATTGTTTAATGGGTTTATGGCATAATGGCCTGTAAAAATGCCCTCTTTTGTTCCCTGAAGTTCAGCCCTGAAGCTTCTATCCTGCGTCTTTGCCTTCTCTATAAATGCCCGCACACCTGCCTCATATGCTGTTCCCTTGGAAAGTTCAAGGGCAAGGGGGTGTTCAGGGGCGAGCGCCATGAATGTGACGCCATAGAGTGTATCAGGTCTTGTGGTAAATATGGTTAATTTTTCACCATTCTCTAATTTAAAATCTACCTCAACACCATAGCTCTTACCTATCCAGTTCCTTTGCATATTTAACACCCGCTCAGGCCAACCAGAAAGTTTGTCGCAAAATTCATAGAGTTCATCTGCATATTTTGTAATAGCAAAAAACCACTGGGTTAGTTCTTTCTGGATAACAGACTCATTACATCTCCAACAAAGACCATCTACAACCTGTTCATTGGCAAGAACAGTCTGACATTTCACACAGTAATTGACAGGTGCACTTTTTCTATATACAATGCCTTTTTCAAACATCTTGAGAAACATCCACTGTTCCCATCTGTAATAATCCACATGGCATGTAGCTATCTCCCTTGACCAGTCATAGCTGAATCCCAGACGTTTTAGCTGTTTCTTCATGTAGTCTATGTTGTCATATGTCCATTTTGCCGGATGGACTCCCCGCTCTATAGCAGCGTTCTCTGCAGGCATACCAAAGGCGTCCCAGCCCATGGGATGAAGGACATTATATCCGCTCATAGTCTTATATCTTGCTATCACATCACCTATAGAATAATTACGCACATGGCCCATATGTATCTTTCCAGAGGGATAAGGAAACATCTCAAGGAGATAATATTTCTTTTTATCCTTCTCTTCTATAACACGAAATAGATCCTCTTTTTCCCATATGGTCTGCCTCTTCTCTTCAATTACCTGTGGTTCATACTGTTTCATATTGTAATCCTTGGTAAAAATTTATTTCTTCCTCTTTTGCATAGCCCTTATCCTGAGCCTTAAGGCATTCAACCTTATAAATCCCCCTGCATCAGACTGTTGATACACAGAGTCTCTATCAAAGGTGGCAAAATCTTTCATATAAAGGGATCTATCTGACTTTCTTCCTGCTACTATGCAATTACCTTTATAGAGTTTAAGCCTCACGGTCCCTGTAACACCTTTTTGTGCCTCATCTGTAAATGCCTTTAATGCCTCCATCTCAGGAGAATACCAGAAACCGTAATATATAAGCTCTGAAACTTTAGGAATCAGGCTGTCTCTTAAATGCATGACCTCTCTATCCATGGTTATGGATTCTATAGCCCTATGGGCAGTATGCAGTATGGTGCATCCAGGGGTCTCATAAACCCCCCTTGATTTCATACCTACAAACCTATTTTCCACAAGATCTACCCTGCCTATACCGTTTGCCCCACCTATCTTATTTAGATGGGCAACGATCTTATAAGGGGTCATTTTCTTTCCGTCTATCTTTATGGGTGTGCCGTCCTCAAACTCTATCTCTATATAGGTTGGCTTATCCGGTGCCCTTTCAGGGGAAACAGTGGTGAGGAACATATCTTCATTCGGTTCGTTCCATGGGTCTTCCAGTATACCACCTTCATAACTTATGTGCATGAGATTCCTGTCCATACTGTATGGTTTCTTTTTTGTGACAGGGACAGGTATGTCGTGTTCTTTTGCATAATCTATAAGTTCTTCCCTTGATGAAAAATCCCATTCCCTCCAGGGTGCTATAATCTTTATATTTGGGTTAAGGGCATAATAGGTAAGTTCAAACCTCACCTGGTCATTGCCTTTCCCCGTGGCACCATGGGATACGGCATCTGCCTTCTCTATCCTTGCTATCTCTATCTGTCTTTTTGCAATAAGGGGTCTTGCTATAGATGTGCCCATAAGATAACTACCCTCATACACTGCGTTTGTTTTTATGGCAAAGAAGATAAAGTCTCTTGCAAACTCTTCTTTCAGGTCTTCTATGTAGACCTTTGATGCACCGGTTTTTAGCGCCTTTTGTTTGAGGCCTTTCAATTCTTCTTCCTGTCCTACATCGGCAGCATAGGCAATGACCTCGCAACCATATTTTTCAATAAGCCATTTTACAATAATTGATGTGTCGAGACCGCCAGAATACGCCAAAACTACCTTTTTAATATCTGACATTTTCAACCTCCGAAAAAATAATCAATCTTTTGACGCCTTATCATCTATTTAGAATAAGCCACTCAAGAAGCGCCTTTTGGGCATGTAATCTGTTCTCTGCCTGGGTAAATATAACATTCTGAAAATCCTCAAAGACCTCATCTGTTATCTCCTCTCCTCTGTGGGCAGGGAGACAATGGAGTATTATGGCATCATCTCTTGCAGATTTCAGTAATTCTCTATCTATCTTAAATGAGCTAAACACCTGCCTTCGCTCGCTCTCTTCCCCTTCCTGCCCCATACTTACCCATACATCTGTGTTTATTACATCGGCATCCTTAATTGCCTCAAAGGGGTCATGGAATAGCTTGAAATTGTTCTTCTTTTCCGCCAAAGATGAAAGATGGGGTAATGGTTCATAGCCTTTAGGCGTTGCCATGGTTAAATTAAGGTCTAATAATATACATGCCTCTATCCATGAGTTTGCCATATTATTCCCATCGCCTATATACGCAATCTTGAGTTCCCTTAAGTCCCCTTTTATCTCCCAGATGGTAAAAAGATCGGAAAGCACCTGGGTAGGATGATATATATCAGTAAGACCATTTATAACAGGTATGGTTGCCCATTTTGCAAGTTCCTCCACCACATCCTGTCCATAGGTTCTTATCATAATAGCATCCACGTATCTACTCAAGACCCTTGCGGTATCTCTTACAGGTTCACCCCTGCCGATCTGGGTATCACCTTTGTTCAATAAAACCGCCCTCCCACCCAGGTCATTTATACCTATTTCAAAGGATACCCTTGTTCTGGTAGATGATTTTTCAAATATCATGGCAAGGTGCCTGCCTTTTAAAGGCTCATGCACTGTGCCATGCTTTCTCATCTTTTTGAATTCCTTGGCCCTTTCCAACAGATACAGGCACTCTTCATTTTTTATATCAAGAAGTTTTGTAAAATCCCTTTTCAATGTTCTCTCCTGTTTTTAAGTGTTTAAGTTTTTGTTTTCATATGTCTATCAAAGATCCTCTCTGCTATCTCAAGAAATAGGTCTACATCATCCTTAGTGATTATAAGAGGTGGTAGCAATCTTATGATTCTCCC
This genomic window contains:
- a CDS encoding MFS transporter; the protein is MAETTEIHEKDPNGKWKQVFYNRRIAVMVLLGFSSGLPLPLTSGTLQAWLTVAGVDLRIIGIFSLVSIPYTIKFVWSPLMDRFVPPWLGRRRGWILPIQLILMVSISIMGFISPQYAPFLLATMAFFIAFVSASQDIVIDAYRTDILPDRERGIGAATFIMGYRIAMLLAGAVALILSQVIDWQKTYLLMAILMIIGMIGTSVGREPDSQIKPPKSIEEAVWGPLRDFFTREKAMIILLLIILYKLGDAYAGALTTAFLIRGVNFSPAEVGTINKGMGLVATILGAMFGGALMIKLRLYKSLMLFGILQMVSNLSFMLLALTGKNYPVMVFAIAFENITGGMGSAAFLAFVMAICNKRYSATQYALLSSLAALGRVFISPTSGYIVEATGWAIFFLFTAITAMPGLVLLWILEDTINTVEDN
- the rpsT gene encoding 30S ribosomal protein S20, which encodes MKKNKSAIKRARQAEERRLRNSHYKSTMKTYVKKTMTSMGSKDIDRLGEDLKKAISYIDKTASKGVIHRKTASRKISRLTKKVNKILGATGKQQQAQ
- the lptE gene encoding LPS assembly lipoprotein LptE, with the translated sequence MKFLSLLSLVLFLFITGCGYQLVGDKGIYGGEIRSVYLPVFKNITYEPHTSLYFTDAFTRQLMASGIFEVNKRNAETYLEGVIKDVKTTPNALDKNGIVIEKSLLVYIELSLFRKDGNLIRRWSFSDSHIYRTDDRNIEDYNKKEAIAIVSDRMAKRFCASIMTEY
- the leuS gene encoding leucine--tRNA ligase, whose product is MKQYEPQVIEEKRQTIWEKEDLFRVIEEKDKKKYYLLEMFPYPSGKIHMGHVRNYSIGDVIARYKTMSGYNVLHPMGWDAFGMPAENAAIERGVHPAKWTYDNIDYMKKQLKRLGFSYDWSREIATCHVDYYRWEQWMFLKMFEKGIVYRKSAPVNYCVKCQTVLANEQVVDGLCWRCNESVIQKELTQWFFAITKYADELYEFCDKLSGWPERVLNMQRNWIGKSYGVEVDFKLENGEKLTIFTTRPDTLYGVTFMALAPEHPLALELSKGTAYEAGVRAFIEKAKTQDRSFRAELQGTKEGIFTGHYAINPLNNSKVPIYIGNFVLMEYGTGAIMSVPAHDQRDFEFAKVYGLPIIITIMPENRELDPSTMENAYEGDGFLVNSGDFNGMNNRQAIQSIIDYLEKKGLGRRTINFKLRDWGISRQRYWGAPIPIIYCDKCGIVPVPYEQLPVELPLNLEVKMVGRSPLSDFEDFYKVKCPVCNSDAKRETDTMDTFVESSWYFLKYACPEYNEGPLDTERVNYWMPVDQYIGGVEHAVLHLLYSRFFNRVLNELGLVEVREPFDNLLTQGMVIKDGAKMSKSKGNVVDPDYLIEKYGADATRLCCLFAAPPEKDLDWSDKGIEGCFRFLQRVWRLVTERLDSIKEIESTIIPTRDDNESRFLTLRIHKTIKKVTEDIERFHLNTAIASIMELVNVIYKFLEKPRETKDELGLLKGSIEVVLRLLFPFVPHITEELWEMLGGEMAILRYKWIEFKEEFTMEDKVTIAVQVNGKLRDTFEIERDAQQETIKEAALSLEKVQKHIEGKSVKKVVVVPNKLVNIVC
- a CDS encoding argininosuccinate synthase, which produces MSDIKKVVLAYSGGLDTSIIVKWLIEKYGCEVIAYAADVGQEEELKGLKQKALKTGASKVYIEDLKEEFARDFIFFAIKTNAVYEGSYLMGTSIARPLIAKRQIEIARIEKADAVSHGATGKGNDQVRFELTYYALNPNIKIIAPWREWDFSSREELIDYAKEHDIPVPVTKKKPYSMDRNLMHISYEGGILEDPWNEPNEDMFLTTVSPERAPDKPTYIEIEFEDGTPIKIDGKKMTPYKIVAHLNKIGGANGIGRVDLVENRFVGMKSRGVYETPGCTILHTAHRAIESITMDREVMHLRDSLIPKVSELIYYGFWYSPEMEALKAFTDEAQKGVTGTVRLKLYKGNCIVAGRKSDRSLYMKDFATFDRDSVYQQSDAGGFIRLNALRLRIRAMQKRKK